Genomic segment of Candidatus Hydrogenedentota bacterium:
GCGCGGGCTGGGCCACGCTGGGAACGAATGCCGGGACGGGCAACGCCGTGCTGACAGTGGACTATGCGCAGAACACAACAGGCGCGGCCCGGACGGCGACAATCACCTTGACAGGCGCGGACACGGTTCCGGGCGCGGTTGAGGTGACGGTGACGCAGGCGGCGGCGCCGGGGTTGGCGGTGACGCCGGACAGCCAGAATGTGACCGGCGAGGCAGGCGAGGTGACTTTTGCGGTGACATCCCCGGCAGACTGGACCGCATCGTCCAATGCCGCCTGGATAACACTGGTCAACAGCGCCGGTTCCGGGGACGGCCCGTTGGTTGTGGGTTATGCCCTGAACGACACCGGTGCGACACGGACTGCAATGATATCGGTGACGGGCGCTGGCACGCTTCCGGGTACAGTGGAGGTGACCGTGACTCAGGCATCACAGGTTGAAGGCGAGGGCGAAGGGGAAGGAGAGGGCGAAGGCGAGGGCGAGGGCGAAGGAGAAGGAGAAGGCGAGGGCGAAGGCGAGGGAGAAGCACCCACGCTGGAGGAGCTGCGCGCCGCGTTGTTTGCGGCGTTTGGCGCCGCCGATGTCAACGGTGATGGCAAATTGAGTTACGCCGAGGCCCAGGCCGTCGTGGCCAACATCACCCCCGAACTCTTTGCGGCGCTGGACACCGACGGGGACGGGTTCATCACCCTGGTCGAACTGGGCGGGGAGCCCGATGACGGCTGCGGTTGTGGCTGCCAGAAGAGCGACTTCACGCCCGGCGGGCTGAAGAAGCGGCTGGGCGACCTCTTCCTGACCGGGCTTGCGCTGAGCCTGCTGGCGGCCTGGGGACGGAGGCGCCGCGAGTAAGCGGCTCTTTTGCAGGAATGAACGGCATGCCCCCGCGTTCGGCGGACGCGGGGGCTTTGCTGTGAATGGACGATGAGCAATGGACGATGGAGCGGGGCCGCCGCCGAAATTTCCCCAAAAAAAGGTTTTCGCAGGTTTTTTACCTGTGCTATACTTTTTCCATGTGCTGACGGCTTGGAGCTCGGTCATGGCAACACGTTTCCGTGTCCATCTCAGTCTGGGCTCCAATCTGGGTGACCGGACGGCCAACCTTGCGCGGGCGGTTTCCGGACTCGCGGCCCTGCCGGACACGAAGGTGTCCGCAGTGTCACGGGTGTGGGAGACGGCGCCGTGGGGGGTGGCGGATCAGCCGGTGTTTCACAACCTCGCCGTGGAGATTGGGACGGCCCTTGGGCCGCTTGAACTCCTGAACGCGGTGAAGGGGCTGGAAACGCGGCTGGGCCGCGGGCCGGGTTTCCGGTGGGGCCCCCGGCTTGTGGACGTGGACGTGGTCCTGTGGGAGTCGCTGATTCTCGACACGCCCGCCCTGAGCCTGCCCCATCCGCGGTTCCGCGAGCGGGCCTTTGTGCTGTGGCCGCTGGCGGAGATCGCGCCTGGCGCGGTTGATCCGGTGACCGGGCGGACTGTGGCGGAGCTGGCGGACGCGATGCGCGCCGCCGCCGCCCCGGAAACCGCCCAGCCTCTGGCGCCGCTGGCATGGAATGCTTGAACCGCTCCGCTTGGAGCCCGGCAGGGCCTGGGACGGATTCGTCACGGGTTCAAGGACGGAAGTGATGCGCGACAAAATCACGCCGGTGGTTTTCCGGCAAAAGAAGGCCGCGGGCGAGAAGATCGCCGTGCTCACGGCGTATGATTATCCCACCGCCCGGCTTGCCGACGAGGCGGGGGTGGACGCCATTCTGGTGGGGGACTCAGTCGGCATGGCCGTCATGGGGCTCGACTCCACCATTCCCGTCACCATGGACATCATGGCGCACCATACGGCCATGGTCAGCCGCGCCGTCAGGCGCGCCCTGGTCATCGGGGACATGCCCTTCCTCTCTTACCACACCGGCGAGGCGGACGCGGTCCGCCATGCGGGGCGGCTGGTGGCGGAGTCGGGCGCGCAGGCGGTGAAGCTGGAGGGTCCCGCCGACGAGTTTGGCGGGGTCATCCACGCGATTCTGCGGGCGGGCATCCCGGTGATGGGCCATGTGGGCCTCACCCCCCAGTCCATTCTCCATTTCGGCGGGTTCAAGGTGCAGGGGAGGGGCGAGGCGGACGCGCGGCGCATTTTGGCGCAGGCGCTGGCGCTGGAGGAGGCGGGCTGCTTTGCCGTGGTGCTGGAGTGCATGCCCCCGGCCCTTGCGGCGGAAATCACCGCCGCCCTGTCCGTGCCCACCATCGGCATCGGGGCGGGCGCGGCCTGCGACGGGCAGGTGCTGGTGATGCACGACATCCTCGGCTGGGGGAAGACGCGCTTCGCCAAGACCTACGCCGACGCGCGCGGCGCGATGGCGGGGGCGTTCGGCGAGTATGTGCGCGAGGTGAAAAGCGGGGAATACCCCGCCGCGGAGCACCAATACGAATGATTGTGCTGGAGACGGCGAAAGAGATGCGCGCCTGGTCGCGCGGCCGGCGGCTTCAGGGCCGGAGCATCGGCTTTGTGCCCACGATGGGCGCGCTGCATGAGGGCCACGCCAGCCTGATGCGCGCGGCGGCCCGCGAAAACGACACGGCCGTTGCCAGCATCTTTGTGAACCCGGCCCAGTTCGCGCCCACGGAGGATTTTGACCGGTATCCCCGCACGTTTGACGCGGACCGGGCGATTTGCGCGGCGGCGGGCGTGGGAGTCATTTATCTGCCCTCCGCGCGGGGCATGTATCCTTCGGACTACAGCACCCATGTGCTGGTGGGCGGGGTGAGCGAGGGGCTCTGCGGCGGGAGCCGCCCCCACTTTTTCCGGGGCGTGGCCACAGTGGTCACCAAGCTGTTCAACGCGGTGGAACCGGACCGGGCCTATTTTGGTCAAAAAGACGCGCAGCAGTGCGCGGTGATCCGGCGTATGGTCCGGGACCTGGACATGGCCGTCGAGATTGTGGAGATGCCGATTGTCCGGGAGGCGGACGGGCTGGCGATGAGTACGCGGAACCGCTATCTCTCGCCGGAGGAGCGGGCGCGCGCGCTGTGCCTGTCGCGGTCCCTGTTTGCGGCGGAACACCGGCTGCGGGACGGGGTTCGGGACGCCGCAGACATAACGGGCGCGGTGCGCGCGGGGATGGCGGAGACCAAAGTGGACTATGTGTCGCTGGTGGACGCCGCCACCATGGCGCCCGTGGCGCGGGTGGAGGGGCCTGTGCTGCTGGCCGTGGCGGCGTGGGTGGGGGAGACACGCCTGATAGACAACATCAAGTTTGACCCGTCGCAACCGGAGGAAATTCGGCCATGATGCTGACCATGTTCAAGAGCAAAGTCCACCGGGCGACCGTGACGCAGGCGGACCTTAACTACACCGGAAGCCTCACGCTTGACCCGCTGCTCATCGAGGCGGCGGGGATGCTGGTCCACGAGCAGGTGCATGTGCTGAACATCAACACGGGCGCGCGTTTCACGACGTACATCATCGAGGGGGGGCGCGGCAGCGGGGTGGTGTGCCTGAACGGCGCGGCGGCGCGGCTTGGCGCGCCGGGCGACCTGATTATCGCCCTGACCTACGCCGAGATGACGCCGGAAGAGGCCCGAACACACGAGCCTGTGGTGGTGCATGTGGACAAAAACAACCACATCACGGAAGTGGTCCGGGGTGCCCGCGCGGTTGTCGAGGACTAGGGCCGGACATCCCGCTGGGTCATTTCCCAACTTATCACCAAAAAGGATGCGCGGCTGTTCCTCTTTTTGGGTGTCACCGCCGTCACGCCAACACATGGAGTGTAAAGCATGAAAAGGCGCGCGATACGGTTCACCGTGGCAGCCCTCTGCTTTGTGCTGGCCGGCATCGGCCCGGTTTGCCCCATCCCACTCCTCCAAGGAGGCAATGTGGCGTTTGCGGACGAACCGCCCAGGCGCCCTTTTCCGCAGCATGTTTCCTACGCGGCGGGCACCCTGCGCCCCAGTCACCGGACGCAGGCGCAACAGGACGACGACCTTCGCGCGGCCTATGACCGGTGGAAGTCGAATTATCTCACCAGGACGAAAGAGGGCCATTACAGGGTCAAGATCGGGCGCGGGGCGAACGCGCCGACCATTTCGGAGGGTCAGGGCTACGGGATGGTAATCGTGCCGCTCATGGCGGGGCACGACCCCGAAGCCCAAACCATTTTTGACGGCCTCTGGGGCTTTTTTAACGCCCACAGAAGCCCGGCGGATTCGCGCTTAATGGCCTGGCGTGTGAACCTTCAGCGACCGGACAGGGGCGACGGCAACAGCGCGTTCGACGGGGATGCCGACATCGCTTACGGACTGTTGCTGGCGGAAAGCCAATGGGGTGGCCGGGAAGGAAACGGAATCAACTACATGGAGGAGGCGAAACGGGTGTTGGACGGCATCCTTGATCGGACGGTGGGCCCCGCGAGCAGGCTGCCGATGCTCGGGAACTGGTTCGGTCCGGACGGGGCGCCCTTTAACCAGTTTACCCCCCGCCCGTCGGACTTCATGCCGGCCCATTTTCGGGCTTTCGGTCAATCCACGGGCAATCCGGTCTGGGGAGAGGTGGTTGCGGCCTGCCAGCGCGTTGTGGATTCATTTCAAAAGAACGTCTCCCCAACAACGGGCCTGTTGCCGGATTTCGCGGTTGTTGAGCCGTCCGGCGCGGTAAGACCGGCCCCCCCGGGGTTTCTCGAAAAAGAATGGGACGGCTGTTACAACTTCAACGCGGGACGGGTGCCCTGGCGGCTTGGCACGGATGCGTTGCTCTATGGCGATCCTGTTTCCGCCGCCCAGGTAAAAAAGATGGCCGATTGGGTGCTTGTGGAAACCGCCGGCAACCCCCACGGCATCAAACCGGGATATACCCTTGATGGAAGCCCCATAGCGTCCCGCAATTATTTCTCCACCTTTTTTGCCGCGCCCTTCGGCGTGGCCGCAATGGTGGCCGGACAGCAGGAATGGCTCAATGCCGTCTATGATGCGGTGAGGCTGCAAGAGCAGGGCTATTACGCGGACACCGTGACGCTGCAGTGCCTCATCGTCATGACGGGAAACTACTGGACCCCGTGAGCGTGGTTGCGGCGCGTCCTGACGGCCCGGTCTATGGGTTCTGGACCTGGTAGGTGAAGGTGCCGGGATTGTTGGCGCCGCGGGTGACGGTGACGGTCACGGTGCTTCCGCGCCGCACCGCGCGCAGGTCCAAATCATTGGCCGCGACCACCGTCTCGAAAACCGGGGCGCCCTGGGGGTCCTGCCGGAAAAAGGTCACCGACACGCGGTAGACGCGGTTTTGGAAAAACCACGGCAGCACCGCCGCGTCGTCCACCGCGATGGGCCGGGTGTAGCCGGCGCCGTCCAGGGGCATCCGGTTGATTTCCGCGTCAGGCCCCGGCACCTCCCCCTGCGCGGGGGGATCGTAGACCTGGACCCCGGTGATGGGGAGGTCGCCGTTGTTCACCACCTTCATTTTGATGGTGCCAACGCCGCAGCCGGAAAGCACGGCCATGCCCGTGAATGCGGCGGTCATCACCAGCGCCATGCGAAAAATACGGATGTCCATGTGGGCGGCTCCTTGATGTAATTGTTCCGCCGGGAACCTTTATTGTCAACAGTTTAACACGAACCCACGGGAAACGCGCAAGAAAATAGTGCCGTTTTTCAGGGCCTTCTATTCGGCGCCGGCCGCCACCCACGCCTCGTTGAAGCGGACATGCTTGATGGCGCTGCCCTTGATTTCCTTGCGTTTGTGGGAGTAGGTCACGTGGATGGCGCCGTCCTTCGCCTGAAGCATCGAGGGGTAGGAGAAGGATCCATCATCCTTTGCGGGCTCGTTTTCCAGAGTGCGCTTCACGGGCCAGGTCAGGCCCTCGTCATCGGAGAGAAAGACGGTCAGGCGGTGCCGCCCGTCCGACACGTCGTTGCAGACCAGGGCCCAGCGCCCGCTTTCGAGGGCCACGGCGTCCACACTCGCGCCGGAGTTCCAAATGTCCATGGAGTCCACGTTGGACCATGTGGCGCCGAGGTCGGAGGAGGTGGCGGTGCGCACGCGCTTTGGCAGGCCGTTGTCGCGCATGTAGGCGACAATCGTGCCGTCCTTGCGCTGGACGAATGCCGGCTGGATGTTCGAAATCTTGCCCAGATTGTCGTCCAGTATGGGGGTGCTGAAGCCCCAGGTGGCGCCCCTGTCCTCAGTCCAGGCCGCCAGGGAGCAGTTGAACACGTCCGAGTAAAGCCCGAGCAGCATCCGCTTCTCGTTCACCATGATGGGGCGGATGCGGGTCATCCAGCCCAGGCGCTGGTGGAGCTTGTCCTTGGCCTTTTCCCTGCCCGCGGCGATTTCGTCCTTGACCTCGGGCATGGCCTCGAGCATGGGGGCGAGCAGTTCCAGACCGTCGTCAACGACCTTGAGGAAACGGATTTCCAGGTCCGTGGGGCGCGCGTGGATCACGTCCTGCCAGCGCCAGACCGGGGGACCGTCGTTAAGATAGTCGTCTGAAAGGCGGTATTTGAGGAGGGAGCCGCCCCACATGTTGTCCTGCACGGTGATCCAGATGAGCCAGAGCGTGCCCTGCGGGTCGGTAAAGAGCACGGGATTGCAGTCGGGCAGGTCGGGCGTGTCCGCCATGACGAAGGGGGTCTCCCATTCGGAGGCGCCCGCGCGGCGGCGCGAACCCTGGACCATCACGTCATCCGCCCAGCGCTCGCCGGTGCCGTGAAACCAGCAGACCAGCAGGTCGCCGTTGGGCATCTGGGTGATGCTGGAACCGTGGTTGTGGAACTCGTTTGGTGGGAAGACAAGTTCCGCCTCATAAAGCGGCGCCTCCGCCGCGAGGGTCATGAGGGAGATTCCGAGTGCGATTGCGGAAAGGGTCATGACAGGGGACTCCTGTGGGTCTTGGCAAAACCGGCCATTCAAGATATCAGCGGGTAGGATAGCATTTCATGGCAGTACCGGCAAAACAGGGGGGACACGGACAGTGAATGGACCGCCATGGCCTTTTAACGCAGCAGTTCCACCACGGCGCGCACCCACGCGGGGTGGCTGTTGGGCGACGGCAGCAGCATGAAGTCCCCGCCGCCCGCCTGCAGAAACGCCTCCTTCCCCCGGATGCCCAGCTCTTCCAGCGTCTCCAGGCAGTCTCCCACGAAAGAGGGGGCGCAGACCGCCACGCGCTTTGCGCCCCGGCCGGGAAATCCGGCCAGCAGGTCGTCGGTGGCGGGCTCCAGCCAGCCTTTGCCAAAGCGGGACTGCCAGCCGAGGACACAACGCGCCGGGTCCAGGCCCAACCGCCCGGCGATCCCCTCCATCGTCATGCGGCACTGCCGCTCGTAGTCATACGCAAGGCCGCCGGCCGCCCCTTTGCGCACCTGCCGCAGGGGCAGGCCGTGAAAACTGAAGAGCACCCGGTCCGGCGCGAAGTCCGCCAGCATCGGCCCCCAAATCTCCGCCAGCGCCCCGATGAACGCCGGATGCGCGTAAAACGGCGGCACGATGTTCAGGGACGGCACGTTCCAACGTTTGGCGGCCTCCCGAAGGAGGACGGAGGTCACGCCGCCGCGGGTGGCCCCGGCATACTGGGGAAACAGGGGCAGCACCGCGGTCTCCCCCGCGCCGCACGCCGCCATTGCGTCCAGCCCCTCCGGGATCGAGGGGCGGCCATAGGCGGAGGCGACACGCACCACCGTCCCTGGAAGCGCCTCTTCCAGCGCGGCGCGGAGCGCCTCCGTGTTCACCACCAGCGGCGACCCCCCGCCGGTCCAGATGGCCCGGTAGGCCGCCGCGCTTTTCAGGGGACGCATCGGAAGAATGACGCAGTGAACCAGCATCGCCCTGAGGAGCCAGGGCATGTCCAGCACGTAGGGGTCCATGAGAAACTTGCGCAGATAACGGCGGACCGCCCCGGTTTCGCAGGTGTCGGGGGAGCCGGTATGCAGCAGAAGAATCCCCCTTGGGGCCGATTCCAAAGACGGGGCGTTTTGTGTGGTTTCCGTATTTGTCATGCCCGAATCATATAAAACCGGGGCAGGGGGGAACAATGTGCGGCTCCTGTTGAACGGGAAAGCGGAAAAGGTGCTACACTGTTGCAGGATAAGGAGGCTGTCCAATGAGCGGAACGGTTGTTGTCGCGCCCATCCTGCTGCCCCAGCTCATATCGTTGCTGTTTGGCGCGGAGGTCGCCGCGGGGGCGATGGCGAATTTGGGTTTCGGCGCGCAGGCCATCATCAAAGAATGCATGAAGAACGCCCACGCGCACCGCGAGAAGGAGAAGGCCCGTCTCGGCGCATGGCTGGCGTTCCATGAACGCGAAACGGCCACCATGGCGGAATCCCTGGCCCTGGAGGAGTTTATCACCGCGTCCGAGCAGAAACTGGCGCACATGACCCTCTCCGAGGCCGCGCCCGTCCGTCAGGAGGACGGCGCCCCGGCTGCGGAGGTTTCCGCCGCGCATCTGGCCCTGGGCGCGCACCGCCTTGCGCCGCACGAGGCGCGGCAAATGCTCCGCGAGATGTCGGAGGCGCTGGACGCCTTTCCAGAGCCCTACCGGCATGCGGCGGGCAACCCCTGGGAGCGGCTGCGGACGCGGCTTGCGGCCGTGGAGGCCGGACTGGACGCCGGGAAGGCCGGGGAACGCGACGAGATGCTGGCGCTTGGGAAAATGGTCCGGGATTCCCTGGCGGCGTTTTTGGAGGGGCTGCGCAGGCGGCGGCTCCATACGGAAAAAACGCGCCAGCGCATGGAGGAGGCCCTGGACGCGGTGCTGTTTTACGAGAAAGTGGCCGGCTCTTTTGACGGCGAACTGGAAAACCAGCGCGGGGAACTGGAGGGCATCCGCGCGCAACTGCTCACTCTCTGCGCGGCGGAGGAAATCCCGGAAGGCGCGCTGGACACGCTGGAAAAGCGGCTGGGCACCATCCGGGGCGAACTGGACCGCGCGGCGGTGAACATCGCGCAGCGCCGGGGCCTTTCCGAGGCAATCCTCAGGCATCTCTCCGAAATGGGCTATGAGACCATGGAGGAGTTTCATGCGGCGCAGGATGGGCTGATGCACCGGGCCGCCCTGCGAATTCCCGGCGGGGAGCTGCTCCATGTGGGTCTGCACCAGAACCACCAGATGGCCTTCGAGGTGGTGCATGAGCGTCCCCCCTCTTGCGACGCGAACGCGCCGTTCTCCCTGGCCGAGCTCGCCCAAATCGCCCGGCAGGAGGAGCGCTGGTGCGGGGACCTGCGCGAACTCGTCCGCAGACTGGTGGCGGAGGGTTACCAGTACGGGGTCTCCTTCGAGCAGCACCTGAAAGAGCAGAGCGTCAAGGTGGTGGTGGTGGAAAGCGCCGAGGACCTGCTCAACGGCGCTGAACAGGAGGCGGACGCGCCCGGAAAAATGCACCTGGACGCATAAAGGGCCGGCCCGTCGCGGTCAGGGCAGCGCCACGGACTCGCCCGCCTGCAGCACGAGCATGCGCGTCCCGTCGGACACGGTCAGTTTCTTGGAGGAGTAGTTGTACTCCGCCGCCCGCCACTCCCCGTTGATTCGGTCCCCCAGCAAAATGTCCACATCCCTGGCCCTGCCCGAAGGCTGGGTCACCGTCACGCGGAACCGGGGCTGGTCCCCCTCTTTCTGAAAGACGCCCCGCAACAGTATTTCCGTCACCGGCACTGCAACGGGTGGCGCCTCCTCCTCTTCCAGGGGTTGCTGCTTTCTGGGTCCCGGTGGCGTCACGGCCCCGGGCTCCCCCTCAACCGGTTCACTCTCCGCCTCCCCTGTCATGACTTGGGGGGGCTCCGCATCGGAGGCGTTCTCCTCCGCGCGGGGCATCTGTCCAATGTCTGGGACAGATGCAATGGGAACAGCCTCTCCCGGCGGGGTGGACGGCGTGTCCGCCACCGGGACTGGCCCCGTCCCCAGCGCCGCCCCCGCACCCAGCCCCGCAGCCAGCAGCAGCACCGAAAGGAAGACGGCGGCGGGTGTCACCCACCGCGAACGCGGAAGGACCTGAAACGTCATCGCGCTGGCGGCGGCGGTTGCGGCCAGTGCGCCGACGGCGGCGGCCGCCCAGAGCAATCCCGTCCCACCGGACACCGGAGCTGCGGAGAAGCCCCAGTCCAGCCCCCAGAGCAGCCCCTGCAGGGCCGCCGCACCGGCCAGCAGCCCGCCACGCAGCATTCTTTCGCGCAGGGCGGGCACCACCGCCAATATGAACGCACCCGCCAGGGTGAAAAACGCCGCAACAGCCGACGGGCGGTATGCGCCGTCCCCGGCGGCGGGCATCAGCAGGGGCACCGAGAGCAGCAGCAGCAGCAGCGCCGCCGCATAGGCGGGCATGGACTCCGCCGCCACCTCGGCCAGAACGCGGGGCGAGGCAAGGCGGCGGAAAACGGTGGGGCGGCCAAAAGGCAGGTCCACAACGGTGTTCGCGCCCAGAGCGGACCGCGCCCACTGCCGGAGACGGCGGAGGTCGTCCAGCGCCTGCACCAGCACCTCCTCCAAATCGCCCGCATCCCCCGGAGCGCCGGCGTTTCGTTCCGTCTCCAGACGCAGACGCGCCTGCACCGCCCCCAGGTCCGCCTCGCAGTCCCTCACCACCTCGGCCAGGCGCGCGCGGTGAAAGGCCACTCGGGCCGCCGACCGTTTCAGTTCGGCCTCGGCGTCATGCAGCCCCTCGCGGAGGGCCTCGGCGGGCAGTCCGGCCTCCCGGGCCATCCGCCGCCACTCGCCCGCCCTTCGGGCGGCCAGCGCCTGATGCTCGAAAGCGTCCCGCAGCCCCTCGACATGGCGCTGCACCAGGGGCCGGTCATCCTCCTCCGGCGCGGGAAGCTGCAATCCGCCGTCATCCGGATCAAAATCGTCCAGACTCACCTCGACAAGCCCGCCCAAGTCGTGGACATCCCCCGCGCGCAGCCAGCCGCGCAGGTTGTGGCGGCGTCGCTCGAGCGACTCGCGGCGCGCCCGCAGCCGGACAATCTGGGGATAAAAAAGGTCATAGGGTGTCTCCCCCACCCTGAACCGCAGCATGGTCTGGGCCGTCTCCTCCAGCACCGCCACCAGCCGCTCGCTGGTTTCAAAAAGGGCGTCTTTCAGTTGCCGGTTCATCTTCTCACGCGCCGCGGCTGCGAGCCGACGGTACGACTCCAGGGTGGCCCGGTCCGGCAACTGTCCTGAAACACCCCGGCCGTCCGCGATTTTTTCCAGTTGGCGCCCGACCAAATGCTCATACGCGGCGACACGCCGCAGGGGCTCGAGCACGTCCAGGGGATATTCTGAGGGGGGCATTTCCGATGCCGGCTCCCCCGGCGCCGGTGTCCTTCCCCTGACGTCGAAGAAGCCCGACGGCTCTTTGACGACGGCGGCGTCCGGCTCCGAAGATGAGGCGCCCTCCAGGATGCGCACGCGCTCGCCCGGTTGCCGAAGCAGGGATGGACACTCCTCAAGCCGCAGTTCAACCGTGTCCGGTGGAAATTCCCCCTGCAGCGGGGTCCAGAATTTCTGGTGGCACGAGACACACTTTCCGGGGCGGCTCTCCACGCCGGCAGTCACACGCATCTTTTGCCCGCAAAGGCAGTATAGATACACTTCACCGGACATTCCGGTTATCCTTTTCTGGCCACACCCGCCACTATGCCTAATCCGGAAAACCTGCCGTCCGTCTCCTGCCGAAAAAAAGACAGGCTGGACACCCTTATATGGATTATACCGGAAATTTGCAAAAAAACTGAGCGGATTTCCGGTGGGCGCCGTTTTTTATCCCGCGACCGCGGGGTATTGTCCATAGACGTGCAGGTTGTTCCCGCGCAAAAGCGCGACGGCCAGCGCCTCCGCGTCGCGGGGACGAAGCAGGCCGGCATCCATCCGCTCGCCCAGGGTGCGGGCCACCACCCACCGCCATGCCATGAGGGCGCCGGTGCTTTCCTCCGCGGTCCAGCAGTCCCCGCCCCAGGTGATGGTGCGGGCGCTTTGCGCGACATCCAGAAACTCTTGAAGGGCGCGGACGGCGGCGCTGGTCGAGATGGTGGGCATCCAGGTGAGGCTTGGGCATGCGTTGGGGTAATTGTGGGCCAGTCCGGCAACAGTGTGAACCCACGGGTATCCCGCGTGGAACAGCACGAACCGCACACCGGAATGCCGTTCCAGCACCGGCGCGAGGTGCATGGGGTCGGAACCAGTCAACTGCGCCAGCCCGGTGTGAATCTGGAAGGGCACGCCAAGCTCCCCGGCCAGTTCACAGCAGCGGTTGAAGATATAGTTTCCAAAGAGCCGGGCCAGTTCCGGGGAAATCTTGCCGGGACGGTGGCCGAAAGCCGCCTTGGCCGCGCCCCGGTCATCCTCCGCATAGGTCACGGGACGCCGGTAGGCCTCGGCGCACTTGAACGCCGCCACCTTGCCCGCCGCATGGCGCGCCCGGATGACACCGCGCATGTGCTCCACATAGTCGTCCAGGGACCCGCCCGTGAAACCGTAACGCTCCCAGGGGTTGAACCCGTCGGGGTCGGCGGAGTCCGGATGATGGCCGTACATGAACTTGTCTATCCTGAACGCGGGCCAGAACAGGTCCGGGTGGCCGTTGTCGTCCCCCGGATTCCAGTACGTGTCCAGAATCAGCCGCTCGTATCCGGCCCGCCGCAACAGGTCCACATGCAGATCGGGATTCGCGCGGTGCGCCGCGCGCGCAAGCGCCGACAACTCGTCCCAGTTCTCCGCCGTGATGGGCCCCTCCACCCCGTGCGCGGCGCAAAAGCCCTTCTCGAACCACACAAAATAGGTGTTGTGCCGCACATGGTCCAGATAGGCGGCACGGCTTTCGGGGGTGTTCCCCGGCGTGTGGCCCAGCCAGCCCACATACGACTGCGCCAGCAGGCTGTCCAGGCTGACCGGTTCCCGGAACAGGGCGTCCGGCTGGTGGTGCTCATGGTCGGAAAAGACCGGCACGGTCTCGATGTGCCGCATCAGGGCGGCAAACTCTTTGGTGACATTCATGGCGGACCTTCCCCGCCGGTCAGGGACATCCGCCCGCGCCGGCATGTGGAAAAGCCTGAACCTTTAGGCCAGGACAAGTCAAGCCGGAATTTGGTGACTTTTTAGCCGATTGGCTCAGGGACCTTCTTTTTTTTCTTGCTCTTGCTCTTAATCTTGCTCTTGCTCTAATCTTGTTTCAGTAGGGGTCTCAGGCATGTACTGGCAATGGGCACTTTCCCGCTATATGAGAAGATACCCGGAAAAGCGTTGCTGTTCCCTGTAGTGATAATGCTGTCCAAGATGACCAAGCACACGCCGGCAGCCCGAGAAGAGGCTGTTCGGCAGACCAGATTCATTTTGGGATTTTGAGCAAGAGCAAGAGCAAGAGCAAGAGCAGAGTCGCCGGGATAAACCGGCACGAGGTAGGGAATGAAAGAG
This window contains:
- a CDS encoding amidohydrolase family protein, which gives rise to MNVTKEFAALMRHIETVPVFSDHEHHQPDALFREPVSLDSLLAQSYVGWLGHTPGNTPESRAAYLDHVRHNTYFVWFEKGFCAAHGVEGPITAENWDELSALARAAHRANPDLHVDLLRRAGYERLILDTYWNPGDDNGHPDLFWPAFRIDKFMYGHHPDSADPDGFNPWERYGFTGGSLDDYVEHMRGVIRARHAAGKVAAFKCAEAYRRPVTYAEDDRGAAKAAFGHRPGKISPELARLFGNYIFNRCCELAGELGVPFQIHTGLAQLTGSDPMHLAPVLERHSGVRFVLFHAGYPWVHTVAGLAHNYPNACPSLTWMPTISTSAAVRALQEFLDVAQSARTITWGGDCWTAEESTGALMAWRWVVARTLGERMDAGLLRPRDAEALAVALLRGNNLHVYGQYPAVAG